Proteins encoded by one window of Flavobacterium sp. N502540:
- a CDS encoding sulfate adenylyltransferase subunit 1, which translates to MDVLKIATAGSVDDGKSTLIGRLLYDTKSLTTDKIEAIEKSSKQKGYDYLDFSLATDGLVAEREQGITIDVAHIYFSTAKKSYIIADTPGHVEYTRNMVTGASTSQVSIILIDARKGVIEQTYRHFFINNLLRVKEVIVAINKMDLVDYSEEVFNKIKADFQALNAKSTFKEQNVSYIPLSAINGGNVVDKSENMKWYDGQTVLEHLEGLHSHDVYEQGKARFPVQTVIRPKTEEYHDFRGYAGKLYGNSIKVGDAVTVLPSLTESKVSKIHFFDKQFDEAVAGSSITIELENDINVTRGDMIVKSSELPKIEKEIHTTVCWMDSKKLVPGTKYIVQHNTNSVLAKVESIKNTIATDYSGTTPASQLAINEIGEVSIKLSKPLYFDAYNDNKSNGAFILIDTATNTTAGVGFIR; encoded by the coding sequence ATGGACGTTTTAAAAATAGCAACAGCAGGAAGTGTAGATGACGGGAAAAGTACTTTGATCGGAAGATTACTGTACGATACAAAATCATTGACGACAGATAAAATCGAAGCGATCGAGAAAAGCAGTAAACAAAAAGGATACGATTATCTTGATTTTTCACTGGCAACTGACGGATTAGTGGCGGAGAGAGAACAAGGAATCACAATTGATGTGGCTCATATTTATTTCTCGACTGCAAAGAAAAGTTACATTATTGCCGATACTCCGGGACACGTAGAATATACCAGAAACATGGTAACGGGAGCTTCGACTTCTCAGGTCTCCATTATCTTAATTGATGCGAGAAAAGGCGTAATCGAGCAAACGTACCGTCATTTTTTTATCAATAATTTATTGAGAGTAAAAGAGGTGATTGTGGCGATCAACAAAATGGATTTAGTTGATTATTCAGAAGAAGTTTTCAATAAAATCAAAGCCGATTTCCAGGCTTTGAATGCTAAAAGCACTTTCAAAGAACAAAACGTAAGTTACATTCCGTTAAGTGCCATCAACGGAGGAAATGTTGTGGACAAATCAGAAAACATGAAGTGGTACGATGGACAAACGGTGCTGGAGCATTTAGAAGGATTGCATTCTCATGATGTTTACGAGCAGGGGAAAGCACGTTTTCCGGTTCAGACCGTTATTCGTCCTAAAACGGAAGAATACCATGACTTTAGAGGTTATGCCGGGAAATTATACGGAAACTCAATAAAAGTAGGAGACGCTGTAACAGTACTGCCTTCATTGACAGAATCAAAAGTTTCAAAAATTCACTTTTTCGACAAACAATTTGATGAAGCCGTTGCAGGTTCTTCGATTACCATCGAATTAGAAAATGATATCAATGTGACAAGAGGTGATATGATTGTAAAATCGTCAGAACTTCCAAAAATTGAAAAAGAAATACACACAACAGTTTGCTGGATGGACAGTAAAAAACTGGTTCCGGGTACCAAATATATTGTTCAGCACAACACCAATTCGGTTTTGGCAAAAGTAGAAAGTATTAAAAATACAATTGCAACAGATTACTCAGGAACAACACCGGCATCGCAGTTAGCAATTAACGAGATAGGAGAAGTAAGCATTAAATTAAGCAAGCCGTTATATTTTGACGCCTATAATGACAATAAATCAAACGGTGCATTCATCTTAATTGATACTGCAACGAATACAACAGCAGGAGTAGGATTCATCAGGTAA
- a CDS encoding nitrite reductase — protein MESFRTEIENPVVQKEIIELEKKIHLFRGGKIDDERFRSLRLARGIYGQRQEGVQMIRIKLPYGKVTSEQLIRITKVSDEYSTGRLHITTRQDIQIHYVSLDRTPELWANLAKDDVTLREACGNTVRNITGSELAGVDVNEPFDVSPYAHALFQYLLRNPICQEMGRKFKISFSSSDEDTALSYLHDLGFIPKIVNGERGFKIMFGGGLGSQPAHAELLSEFVPANQIIPTAEGIVRIFDRYGERAKRMKARMKFLIKEMGRDVFLDLVEKEKKAIAFETYEIDTTAFDGPIPEPLLEVPQVTIEDTEAYEAWKKSNVIAQKQEGYYAIGIKVLLGDFYTDKARLLADLIKNYAANELRFSLRQNIVIRHVKEASLPFFYQELAKLNFVHLGYNSTADITACPGTDTCNLGIASSTGIAEELEKVLNAEYPQYLNNREIEIKISGCMNACGQHNMSAIGFQGMSINSGKLVAPALQVLLGGGRLGNGVGRFADKVIKVPSRRGPDALRTILNDFDTNGSGQKFLDYYDSKGEKYFYEILKPYADVTNLTEADFVDWGNADNYVKAVGVGECAGVVIDLVATLLLEAKDKLTFAQESFDENKWSDAIYHAYAGFVNGAKALLLSENEKTNNHAGIVDLFDTVFIATGKIELATSFRELVYQINAIQPSEAFAKQYIQEGIAFFDTIEKYRAQQLENA, from the coding sequence ATGGAAAGTTTTAGAACAGAAATAGAAAATCCGGTAGTTCAGAAAGAGATTATCGAGTTAGAAAAAAAGATTCATTTGTTCCGTGGAGGAAAAATTGATGATGAGCGTTTTCGTAGTCTTCGTTTAGCACGTGGAATCTATGGACAACGCCAGGAAGGTGTTCAAATGATTCGTATTAAACTGCCTTATGGTAAAGTAACCAGCGAACAATTGATTCGTATTACAAAAGTTTCTGATGAATATTCTACAGGGCGTTTGCACATTACAACACGTCAGGACATTCAGATTCACTATGTAAGTCTGGACAGAACTCCGGAACTTTGGGCAAATCTGGCCAAAGATGATGTTACTTTGCGTGAAGCTTGTGGTAACACTGTTCGAAATATTACAGGAAGCGAATTGGCAGGTGTGGATGTAAACGAACCATTTGACGTTTCGCCTTATGCACATGCCTTATTTCAATATCTTTTAAGAAATCCTATCTGTCAGGAAATGGGACGTAAATTTAAAATTTCGTTCTCGTCCTCTGATGAAGATACTGCTTTAAGTTATTTACATGATTTAGGATTTATTCCAAAAATTGTAAATGGTGAGCGTGGTTTCAAAATCATGTTTGGTGGAGGCTTAGGTTCTCAGCCTGCTCATGCCGAATTACTTTCCGAATTCGTTCCGGCAAATCAGATCATTCCAACAGCAGAAGGAATCGTTCGTATTTTTGATCGATACGGTGAACGTGCTAAGAGAATGAAAGCTCGTATGAAATTCCTGATCAAAGAAATGGGAAGAGATGTTTTCCTTGATTTGGTTGAAAAAGAGAAAAAAGCAATCGCTTTTGAAACGTACGAAATTGACACCACAGCTTTTGACGGACCAATTCCGGAACCGTTATTAGAAGTGCCACAAGTTACCATTGAAGATACAGAAGCATACGAAGCCTGGAAAAAATCTAATGTAATTGCTCAAAAGCAAGAAGGTTATTACGCTATTGGAATCAAAGTTTTATTAGGAGACTTTTACACCGATAAAGCCCGATTATTAGCCGATTTAATTAAAAATTACGCCGCAAATGAACTTCGTTTTTCATTGCGTCAGAATATTGTAATACGTCATGTGAAAGAAGCGAGTTTGCCTTTCTTCTATCAGGAATTGGCCAAACTGAACTTTGTTCATTTAGGATATAATTCAACGGCAGATATTACAGCTTGTCCGGGTACAGATACTTGCAATTTGGGGATTGCAAGTAGTACCGGAATTGCAGAAGAATTAGAAAAAGTATTAAATGCTGAATATCCTCAGTATTTAAACAACCGCGAAATTGAAATCAAAATCAGTGGTTGTATGAATGCTTGCGGACAGCACAATATGTCGGCAATTGGATTTCAGGGAATGTCAATCAATTCCGGAAAACTGGTAGCTCCGGCTTTACAGGTTTTGTTAGGCGGAGGAAGATTAGGAAACGGAGTAGGTCGTTTTGCCGATAAAGTAATTAAAGTACCTAGTCGTAGAGGACCGGATGCGTTGCGTACGATCTTAAATGATTTTGATACCAATGGAAGCGGACAAAAGTTTCTTGATTATTATGATTCAAAAGGAGAGAAGTATTTCTATGAAATCTTAAAACCTTACGCTGATGTAACCAATTTAACTGAAGCTGATTTCGTAGATTGGGGTAATGCAGATAATTATGTAAAAGCAGTAGGAGTTGGAGAATGTGCCGGAGTGGTAATTGATTTGGTGGCGACCTTATTGTTAGAAGCCAAAGACAAATTAACATTCGCACAGGAATCTTTCGACGAAAATAAATGGTCAGATGCGATTTACCATGCTTATGCCGGATTTGTAAATGGTGCAAAAGCTTTATTGCTTTCTGAAAATGAAAAAACAAACAATCATGCAGGAATCGTTGATTTGTTTGATACCGTTTTCATTGCGACCGGTAAAATTGAACTGGCAACATCATTTAGAGAATTAGTGTATCAAATCAATGCAATACAACCTTCAGAAGCATTTGCAAAACAATACATTCAGGAAGGAATTGCATTTTTTGATACGATAGAAAAATATAGAGCTCAACAATTAGAAAATGCTTAA
- the cobA gene encoding uroporphyrinogen-III C-methyltransferase, which translates to MLNIKPKVTLVGAGPGDPDLLTLKAVKALAGANVVLYDALANEEILAHAPKNAIRIFVGKKIGNHAYTQDQINQLIVDNALTYGNVVRLKGGDPFIFGRGSEEIEFIESFGIETLVVPGISSVVAVPASQGISITKRGVSESFWAITGTTSDRKLSSDVALAAQSSATVVILMGMHKLPQIIDLFQKENKGNLPVAIIQNGTMPDEKVGVGTVNSILEIVKEKKLSSPAIIVLGEVVRESNKLKGFYEEFLSKEMVR; encoded by the coding sequence ATGCTTAATATCAAACCAAAAGTAACTTTAGTTGGTGCGGGTCCCGGCGATCCGGATTTGCTTACGCTGAAAGCTGTAAAAGCACTTGCTGGAGCGAATGTGGTTTTGTACGATGCATTGGCCAATGAAGAGATATTAGCACACGCCCCTAAAAATGCGATTCGGATTTTTGTTGGAAAAAAAATAGGCAATCATGCATACACGCAGGATCAGATTAATCAGCTTATTGTGGATAATGCTTTGACCTACGGAAATGTAGTCCGTTTAAAAGGTGGTGATCCGTTTATTTTTGGACGTGGAAGTGAAGAAATTGAATTCATCGAAAGTTTTGGAATCGAGACGTTAGTGGTTCCCGGAATATCTTCGGTAGTGGCAGTTCCGGCAAGCCAAGGCATATCAATCACCAAAAGAGGTGTCTCCGAAAGTTTTTGGGCCATTACTGGTACAACTTCTGACAGGAAATTATCTTCAGACGTTGCTTTGGCTGCACAGTCATCAGCAACAGTCGTAATTTTGATGGGAATGCACAAATTGCCTCAGATTATTGATTTGTTTCAAAAAGAAAACAAAGGAAATTTGCCCGTTGCGATCATTCAAAATGGAACAATGCCCGATGAAAAAGTAGGTGTAGGAACCGTAAATTCGATTCTGGAAATTGTAAAAGAGAAGAAACTGAGTTCACCAGCAATTATTGTGCTTGGAGAAGTTGTTCGCGAAAGCAATAAACTAAAAGGATTTTACGAAGAATTTCTCTCAAAAGAAATGGTGAGATAA
- a CDS encoding bifunctional precorrin-2 dehydrogenase/sirohydrochlorin ferrochelatase — protein sequence MEQNELYPVFLKLHNLNVLIVGGGNVGLEKLSFLLKSSPNANVEVVAPNFHLEIKVLAEKHPSITLTKSKFKKRMLKRRHMVIACTDNLKVNKKIYELSRKRYLICNIADTPDLCDYYLGGIVTKGNVKIAISTNGKSPTTAKRLREFFEEVIPEDINKMVENLNEYRKTLKGNFEEKVKRMNEITASLKNKE from the coding sequence ATGGAACAAAACGAATTATATCCTGTATTCCTGAAGCTTCACAATCTAAATGTTCTTATTGTTGGCGGAGGAAATGTAGGATTGGAAAAGCTCTCTTTTTTATTAAAGTCGAGTCCCAATGCAAATGTTGAGGTAGTCGCTCCAAATTTTCATTTGGAAATAAAGGTTTTGGCTGAGAAACATCCTTCGATTACATTAACAAAATCGAAGTTTAAAAAGAGAATGCTTAAAAGACGCCATATGGTAATTGCCTGTACGGATAATCTAAAAGTCAATAAAAAGATATATGAATTATCCCGAAAGCGTTATTTGATTTGCAATATTGCAGACACACCGGATTTATGTGATTATTATTTAGGTGGAATCGTAACCAAAGGCAATGTAAAAATTGCCATTTCGACCAACGGAAAATCGCCAACAACAGCCAAAAGACTTCGTGAGTTTTTTGAAGAGGTAATTCCGGAGGATATAAATAAAATGGTTGAAAACCTCAATGAATATCGAAAGACATTGAAAGGTAATTTTGAAGAGAAAGTGAAAAGAATGAACGAAATCACAGCTTCATTGAAAAATAAGGAATAG